Below is a window of Stappia sp. DNA.
CCGGGCGCGCGAGCGCGTCGCGGCGGGTGCGCCGGCCGGGAGACGGCCGGGTCACAGCTTCAACGTGTCACGGTTCCAGCGGGAGAGGTGCGCTCGTGTCCTCCGATCAGGCGTCCGACTTGATCCTGATGGCCCGCATCGGGGCTCCGCACGGCATTCGCGGCGAGGTCCGGGTCAAGGGCTTCGGCGACGATCCGCTGTCCTTTGCCGACTACGGACCGCTTCGCACCGCGCAAGGCAAGATCCTCGAGGTCGAACGCGCGCGCCTGCAAAAGGCGATGGCGATCACCAAGTTCGCCGGCGTCGACGACCGCAGCGCCGCCGAGGCGCTGAACGGCACGGAGCTTTTCGTGCCGCGCGATGCCCTGCCGGACCTTGAGGATGCGGACGAGTTCTATCACGCCGACCTGCTCGGCCTCGCCGCCGTGACCCGCGATGGCGAAACGCTGGGCCGGATCGTCGCCGTGCCGGATTTCGGCGCCGGAGACCTGCTCGAGATCGCGCCGGAGCGGGGATCCGACAGTCGTGCGACCTTCTACGTGCCCTTCACGCGCGAGGCGGTGCCGGAAATCGATATCGCGGGCGGACGCGTGATCGTGGTTCCGCCAGCCGATTACGTGGATGAAACGGGGGACGAGACAGCGGACGGAGCAGACGACGGCGCGGATGGCGACGCGGCCAAGGGCGCGTCGGAGAGCTGATCCTGCGGTTCGAACCCGTCCGCCTGTTCGGCGAGCGCGGCCCGCGTTTCGGAGCGGATCAGCACCACGGTTCCCACCACGAGGGCGACACCGACCGTGTTGGCCGCCACGTCGAGAAGCGAGGCATGGTGGTGCGGCGTCAGCGCCTGGATGCCCTCGCCGAGAATGCCGAGCGCCATGGCGGCCCCCGCCGACAGGCGCAGCCGGCAACAGAAGAAGGCATGGATCGCAAGCGTCAGCAGCGCGAAGAAGACCAGATGCTGCACCTTGTCCCAGGGATGCTGAAGCCCGGTGTTGAACACCAGCCCGACGAGCACGCCGTAGCCGATCAGCACCGCCATCGGCAGAACGCGGGACAGGGACAGATCGATGTAGTCGCGCTCCGCGAAGCGTGCGATCCAGCGCGGGAGGGAAACGGTCACGATGGGCATGGCAACTCCGGCGCGGGACGGCACCCTTGGCCGGACAGGCTAGGCTCCGGATCTTAACCAATGGTAACCGCCGCACGACGCCCGCGCCGCATGGACCCGACGACCCGATCATGACCTTCGCCGCCACCGTTCTCAGCCTCTATCCGGAGATGTTTCCCGGTCCGCTCGGGGTCTCCCTCGCCGGCAAGGCGCTGGAGCGCGGCGACTGGCGGCTCGACGCGCGGCAGATCCGCGATCACGCGACCGACAGGCACCGCTCGGTCGACGACGCGCCGGCCGGCGGCGGCGCCGGCATGGTGCTGCGCCCGGACATTCTGGCAAGAGCGATCGACGCCGCCAGCCCGAGCGACGATCCGCGCCCGCGTCTCCTGATGAGCCCGCGCGGCCGGCCGCTCGATCAGGCGCTGGTGCGCGAGCTTGCCGCCGGTCCCGGCGCGCTGATCGTCTGCGGCCGCTTCGAGGGCATCGACCAGCGGGTGATCGAGGCGCGCGATCTCGTGGAGGTCTCCATCGGCGACTACATCCTGTCGGGCGGCGAGCTGGCGGCGATGGTTCTGCTCGACGCCGTGGTGCGCCTGTTGCCCGGGGTGATGGGCAACGCCGAAAGCGGCGCGCAGGAGAGCTTCGAGACGGGCCTGCTCGAACACCCCCACTACACCCGGCCGCGCGACTTCGAGGGCCGGACGATCCCCGACGTGCTCACCTCCGGCGACCACAAGCGCATTGCCCGGTGGCGCCAGGAGCAGGCCGAGCGCCTGACCGCCGAGCGCCGGCCCGACCTTTGGCACGCCTATCGGGCAAAACGGCCGGATCCCGGGCCAAAAAAGGCATGACAAGCGCCCGGACTTGAGGTATCACGCGCCTCACTCGGGTGCCCCTCGGCGCCGCGGGCGCCTGTCGTTGTTTCGTGGGTCCATTTTCCCTGGAACGCTCTGCCGGATCGAAGGTCCAGACCGAAAGTCCGGGCCGAACCGGCCAGGGGCACGCACCCGACCGAAATTCCACCGCCGGCGGGACGCCGGCATGGCCAAAACGCGGTGAATTCGCCCCCGCATGCGTGACATGCGCGCGGACGCTCTGACCGGCAAAGCATCGAAAAGGCAGTGCCATGAACATCATCGAGCAGCTCAACGCCGAGGAAATGGCGAAGATCGAGGCGCAGCGCAAGCTTCCCGAATTCTCGCCGGGCGACACCATCCGCGTGAACGTGCGCGTGACCGAAGGCAACCGCACCCGTACGCAGGCCTATGAAGGCGTGTGCATCGCCCGCTCCGGCGGCGGCCTGAACGAGAACTTCACCGTCCGCAAGATCTCCTACGGCGAGGGCGTGGAGCGCGTGTTCCCGGTCTACTCGCCGATGCTCGAAGGCGTCGACGTCGTGCGTCGCGGCAAGGTGCGCCGTGCCAAGCTCTATTACCTGCGCGGCCGTCGCGGCAAGTCGGCGCGTATCGTGGAAGCGACCAACACCCGCGCGCGTCGCCTGAACGACGAGGCGAAGGCCGAGGCCGCCGCCGCCAAGGCGGCGAAGGAAGCCGCCAACGCGGCGAAGAAGGCCGAAGCCGAGGCCGCGTCGGAATAAGACCGACGCGCCCGAGCGGCGGTTTCGTCACATCGCGATGGTTCGAAAAGCGGCCCCTGCGGCCGCTTTTCCCGTTCCGGAAGGCTGTTTCGGTCGCATGCCTCGGGCGAGCCGCGCCGTCATGAGCCGTGCCGTGCGGGGTCCGACGCCGCCGGGAGCGCTCAGTCGATGCGGCGCAGATGCGCCCGCACGGCGAGCCGCGAGGTGGCGGCGGTCAGGATCGTGACCAGGAAGATGATCGCCAGCACGCCGAGATAGCCGGCGACGCCGACCGAGGCCCCGCCGAAGAGCGCCATCGCCTGTTCCATTGCGGCAAAGCCCGTCGCCTCGTCCGCCAGCAGGCCAAGCACCACGAAGACGACGATCGCGCACACGCCGCCCGCGATCCCGCCCTTCAGGCCGAGCAGCAGGAAGTGGCGCTGGAACTCGCGCGCGACGAAACTGTCTTCCGCGCCGACGAAATGCAGCACCTCGACCACGTCCTTGTTGCCCGCCATCGCCGCGCGCGTGGCGAAGACGACCGACAGCACCATCGAGCCCAGCACCAGCGCCAGGATCGCGATGCCCGCCAGCACCACCGCATTGGCCATGGCCGCCAGCCGGTCCGTCCAGTTGGAATGATCGTCGACACTCGCGCCCGCGACCTCGTCGGAGACCGCCTGCCTGAGAGCCCCGAGATCGAAGGCCGTCACGTCGTCCACCGCCACCTGCACCAGACGCGGCACCGGCAGCGTGTCGAGATCGAGACCGGCGCCGAGCCAGGGCTGCAGCAGCGCCCGTGTCTGATCGTCGGACAGCGCCGCGACGCGTCCGACGCCGGGCTGACGCTCGGCGACCTCGATCGCCTTGTCGATCTCGCGCAGCATGTCGAGCCCCTGCGCCGGGCGGATCTGGATGGTGACCTCGCGCACCAGATCGTTCGACCAGTCGGTCGCCGCCTCATGGATGACGGTGACCGCGCCCACCGTCAGGCAGGCGAGGAAGCTCATGATGGCGACGACCAGCGTCAGCGCGCGCCCGGCGACGGCCTGCGGCGGCACGATGGGCGCGGGCGGCCGCAAGCGGGATCCGCCCCCCTGTCTGCCTCCCGGTCGGCCGCCCTGCTTGCCACCCGGGGTCCGCTTGCCGGGGAGCTTGTCCTGCAGCTTGCCGGAGAGCTTTCCCGGCAGCTTCGGACGCCGCCCGCCGCTCTTGTCCCTTGTCGAACGCGCGGGTCCCGCCCGCGACGCGGAATCGGTCGGCTCGTCAGTCATGGATACGCACCCGCCCCTCGGCAAGCTCCATGCGCCGGGCATGAACCTGATCCATCAGCGCAAGATCGTGGGTCGCGATGACCACCGAGGTGCCCAGCCGGTTCAACTCGATGAACAACCGCAGCAGCCGCCGCGCGAGCGGCGGATCGACGTTGCCGGTCGGCTCGTCGGCGAGCAGCAGTTCCGGCCGGGTGATGAGCGCGCGCGCGATCGCCGCGCGCTGCTTCTCCCCGCCCGACAGCACCGGCGGCAGCACATGCATGCGCTCGCCGAGCCCGACCCACTTCAGCAGTTCCACCACGTCGGAGCGATACTGGCCCTCTTCCTGGCCGGACACGCGCAGCGGCAGGGCCACATTTTCATAGGTGGTCAGATGATCGAGAAGCCGGAAATCCTGAAACACGATGCCGATGCGCCGGCGCAGCGCCGGGATCTGGCTCTTGTCGAGGACGGAGGTATCCTTGCCGAAGGCCTTGATCAGCCCGCGCGTCGGCGACAGCGACAGGAACAGCAGCCGCATGAGGCTGGTCTTGCCCGCCCCCGACGGACCGGTCAGGAACTGGAAGGACTGCGGCTCAATCTCGAAGGTCAGGTCGCGCAGGACTTCCGGCCCCATGCCGTAGCGCAGCCCAACGTTTTCGAATCGGATCACGGTGACCTCTTCGTGGTGTGGTCCGCGGGACGCGGTCTCGGACGGACGCGGTCTGCCAGCCTCGGGACGCAGACCCTAACGGCCCCCCGTTAACGCTTCATTAACGATATGGGGGCGGTATGGGACTTCGGCGACGGGTCGCGGATCCGGGCGCCCGCGTCGTTTGGTCCGTGTTTACGCTCAAACAGCAATACTGCGCGGGTCGGGGTGCGGGCAAGGACGGCCCGGTAGCCCATGTGGTCGAGACGAGGCCTGTCCAGAGATGAAGATCACCTGCCCGGATTGCTCCACATCCTACGAGGTCAGCGCCAAGGCGCTCGGCCCCAAGGGGCGCAGCGTGAAATGCGCACGCTGCGGCACCCGGTGGCATGCCGGCGGCGACGACGCGACCGATACGATCTCCATAGAAACCGATCTTCCCGCCGAGGCGGAGGCAACCGCCCGCCCGGCCCAGGCCCAGGCCCAGACCCAGGCCCAGACCCGGGCGATGGCGATGGCCGGCGCGGACGCTCCCCCGGAGGATGAAGCGGCGCTGGACGACGCCTGGGCGAGCGCGCTTGCCGAGGACGACACGCAGGAGAGCGCGGACGCCGGCGCCGGGGCGGAAGCGACGACCGGGTCCGACAAGGCCGGCGAGACAGGCGAGACCGGCGACCTGGACGTGTTCGACATGAACGACGCTCCGCGCGATGGCGGAAGCGACGACGCCTTCGACGATCCCCTCGCGGACTTCGATGTCGACGCTCTCGCGGACGCCGCGGGCCCGCCCGCCGAGGCCGCGCCGCAGCCCATCGACATCGAGACGCTGGCCAAGAAGCCGAAGATCCAGATCAGGACCAAGGCGCCGGAACCGGTGCTCAAGCGGGTCGCGGGCGCGGTGGCGCGCCGGGCGCGGCAGGTCAAGCCGCGCCGGGTCGTCGGGGCGCTGGTGTTCTTTGCCGCGATCGGCAGTTGCGCGCTGGCGATCGCGCTGCGCAATCCGATCGTGGAGCGCATGCCGGACCTGGCCGGGCTGTTCGCCCTGGCGGGCATGGAGGTCAATCTGCGCGGGCTCGAGTTCCGCGACCTGCGCACCTTCCGGGAACTGGACAACGGCACCATCGTGCTCGTCGTGGAAGGCGCGATCGAGAACGTCAATCCGCAAAGCACGGCCGTGCCCGCCTTGCGATTCGCGTTGCGCAGCGAGGACGCGCAGGAGATATATGCCTGGGTGGTGGAACCGCGCCTGCGCTGGCTGGACGTGGGCGGCTCCACCCGGTTCCGCACGCGGCTGTCCTCCCCTCCGGACCTCGCCGCGGATATTCAGGTCCGCTTCGTGGAGCGCGACCGACAACAGGCTCGCCTTTGAGGACGTTCATGCCCGACGACATCCGCACGCTGTTCGACGAGACCGCCATCGCCGCGCGCGTCGAGCAGATGGCTCGCGACATCGCCGCGACCGACCCGCAGAACCTGCTGGTGGTCGCCGTGTTGAAGGGCAGTTTCATGTTCGCCGCCGATCTGGTGCGCGCGATGCACCGGGTCGGGCTGCGCCCCGAGATGGAGTTCATTCACCTCTCGAGCTATGGCGCCGGCACCGAGTCAAGGGAAATCCGGGTCTTGCGCGACGTGGAGAGCGATGTGGCCGGCCGCGATGTGATTCTCGTGGATGACATCCTGGAAAGTGGCCGGACGCTGGCCTTCGCACGCGACCGACTCACCGAGCGCGGCGCAAGATCCGTTCACATCGCGGCGCTGCTGGACAAGCCGATGCGCCGCAAATCCGCCATTTCCGCGGATTATGTCGGATTCGATTGTCCGGATCGATTCGTCGTCGGCTACGGGATGGACATGGGCCACAAATGGCGCCAGCTCCCGTTCATCGGCTACGTGGTCCAGGCGCCGGCGGCTGACGCGGACGTTTGAGAACGGGAGAGGGACATGGCCCACATTCTGGTTGCAGAGGACGATGAGGCTGTCCGCAGCTTCGTGAAACGGGCTTTGGAACTCGACGGCCACACGGTCATCGCGGAAGAGGACGGCGCGGCCGCCGCCGAACGGCTCGCCGCCGAGGACGGCGCCTTCGACCTCATCCTCTCCGACATCAAGATGCCGGTGATGGACGGCATCGCCTTCGCGCTGATCGCCGCCCGCGACCATCCCCATGTCCCGATCCTGCTGATGACCGGCTTCGCCGACCAGCGCGAGCGGGCCAACGGACTGGAAGCGCTCATCCACGACGTGGTGACGAAACCCTTCTCGCTCGCCGACATCCGCCGCGCCGTCGCCGACGCGCTGCAGGGCGTGGTGCGCGAGGAAGCCCCGCGCCGCTACGCCTGAGCGGGAATTCCCGCAAGAGCGACCCGGGGAGCCCGCGAGAGGGCCTCGCACAAGACCGCCTGACCGCGATGCGCCACCGCGCCTGTCGCGGCCGTCCACCGGCCGTGCGGAAGGGGTGCCGACCGCGACCGACCGGATCGCCGCTCTGTCTTGGGCGCCCCTTGTCCAGCCACCCCGGGGTGCCCACCATCGCCGCAGCGCGCGGCACCACCGCCCGACATGGCCCACCAAAACAGCCCGCCCGGATACAGGCGACCCGATCGCCATCCCGCCGCGATCGGCGCAGGGACGGGACGCCCCCTCGCACGCCCGCATTCGCTATGCATGGATTATGGCCGTGCCACCGGCCGCGCGCGTCACGCGCTCCGCGAAGCGTCCGATGACACGCATGTCTTGCCAGAGCGTCAGTAGCTCCTGAGCAGGCGCTCCAGATAGTCGAGCTCGAGCATCGGACGGTCGGGATCGGAGAAGCGGCGACGCAGTTCCTCCAGAATCCGGCGCGCCCGCTGCACGTCGATCTCGTCGGGCACGCGCACCCGCTCGCCGAAATCCGGACCTTCGTTGCGGCGCGGCCGCCCCAGCGGGTCCTCGTCGCGCGGGTTGCCCTGCCGCCCGGCCATGCCGGGGCCCTGGCCCTGGCCCTGGCCGAGCATCTGCTCTGCAAGCCCCTGCGCGCCCTGGCGAAGCGCCTCCAGCGCATTGCCCTGCTGGCCGACCGCCGCGCCGGGCTGGCCTTCGCCGAGACTGTCGCGGGCGTTGCCCATCTCCTCTCCGGCCCGGCCCAGATCGCCGTTCTGCGGCATGCCGTTTTCGGCCATCTGATCCATCAGCTGCTGAAGCTGTTCGCCGAGCTGGCCCTGCCCCTGCTGCAACTGCCGCAAGGCCTCGGCCAGTTGCTCCGGCGTCATCGGCTGGCCGTCTCCGGGCTGCTGGCCCGGCTGCTGCCCGCGCTGTTGCCCCTGCTGCTGGCCCGGCTGCTGCCCCGAGCGGTTGTCCTGATCGAAGCGGTTGGTGCGGTCCATCAGTTCCTGCTGGCGCTGGATCATCTCGCCAAGCTCGTTCAGGGCCTCCATCATGTCCTGCGTCATGCCGTCGGGCATCATCTGCGGCCGCCCGGCCTGCAGGTTTTCCAGCATGCGCTGCATCTGGGCGAGAAGTTCGCGCGCCGCCTCGCGCGAGCCCTGTCGCGCCAGTTCCTCGATGCGCGACAGCATCTCGTCGAGATCCTGAGGCTGGAGGTTCTGCGCGTTCGGGTCCATCGGCTGCATCGCCTGCGGGTTCTGCCGCATCTGCTCGGCGAGCGCCTGGAAATACTCGTTCATCGCCTCGCGCAACTCCTGCGTCAGCCGCGCGATCTCCTCGTCCGAGGCGCCCTCCTCCAGCGCCCGGCGCAGCGCTTCCTGCGCGTCGCGCAAGGCCCGCTCCGCGAGCGACAGGTCGCCGTCCTCGATGGTGAGCGCGAGATCCCAGAGCAGGTCGACGACCTCGCGCAAGCCATCGTCGTCCTGCGCCGCGACGAGGCGGGCGCGCGCGAAATTCAGACCCAGATAGGTCTTGGCATCGTCGATGAAGCGCTCCGGCGCCAGCATCAGCGCGTCGAGCGCATCGACAACCCGCAGCTGGGCGTTGGCGTCGAGCGCCAGATCGCGCCGCTGCTCCACGATGGCGCGTGCCAGCGGCTTGGAAAAGCGGCGCTGCGGCAGCGTGAAGCGATGCGGGGTCGAGTAGCCGGCCTGACCGGCATGGTCGCGCGCCGACAGGATCAGGTCGACCTCGGAGCCCGCCCAGGGATGGCTGGTGAGATCGCGGATCGTTTCGGCCGCGCCGGTCTTCGTGTCGCCGCCCGGCAGCGACAGCGGAAAGCTCGGCGCCTCGACGAGCGGCCGCGCCGGGCGGTCGTCGTCGAGCCCCAGGATGCGGACAGGGCGGATGTCGGCCGCGGCCGCCACCACGCCGTGATCGTCGCCGGTGAGATAACCGAGCTTCAGCGCCCCGCTGATCTGTTCCTCCGGATCGTCGAGCAGGCGGATGGTCGGCGCCGCGTCCGGCTCCACGGCGATGCGCCAGCTTTCCAGCAACCGCCCGCCGTCGCGGATCTCGAGATCCGCGCTTTCGCGCAGCGTCGTCCGCAGGCTGCCCGGCCCGGCATCGGACGTCGCCATTTCAGGGTCGAGCGGAACCTCCGTCTCGCCGCGCACCAGCACCGCCGTCAGCGCCTCGACCCCTTGCGCGCGCACGATCAGTTCGCTGCCCTCCGGCGCTCCGACCGCCCTTGCCTCGTCGCGCAAGGCGCCGGCCTGACCGGTCAGAAAGATCGGCGCCCGCCCCGTGTAGACCGGCGGCGTGATCCAGGCATCGAGCCGCACGGGCGCGGCCGCGGCCCCCGGGTCCGCTCCGTCGAGGGGCGACAGGCGCTGCCAATGCCCGCCGGAGGCCGTGAAGAACCCGACCACGAGCAGGAGCGTCGCGACGACGCGCAGGCCGTAGGGATCGCGGCGGAAGGCATCGGGACGCGGCGTCCCCGCCTTGAGCGCGGCGAGCGCGGCACGCGCCCTCTCGCGGTGCGCCGCCCACAGCGCCCGGGTCAGCGGCGTGTCGCCCTCATCGAACAGTCGGTCTTCGAGCAGCACGAGCGGATGATGCGAAAGTCCGGTCTCGCGCTCGATCCGGGTGAGCGCCTCGGCCCGGGTCGGCCAGCGCAGACCCGCGAGCGGACGCCCCACATAAAGCGCGGCGACGAGAAACCCGAGCGCAAGCGGCGCCGACAGCCAGACCGGAAGCAGCGCCCACAGGCCGAGCCAGGAGAGGCCGACATAGAAGGCGATGACGATCAGAACGGAGTGCAGCGGCGGCCAGGCGCGTTCCCACGCAAGCGCTGCGGAGGCCCGCCACACGGCGCGCTCCAGCCCGGCGTGCCCGGCGGTCGACGCGGCATGCTCCGCCCCGCCGTCCTGCGACTGGCTGTTCGGGTTTCGGACGGGATCGCCCGGCGGTGTCGCCTGGTTCACGTGCCTTGCCTCCACGGATCACCCGATCCGGTTGTCCGCCCCCGTTGTCCTTAGGGTGGGGCGTTTCGCCCGGCTTGGCAAGGCGTCGCGACGCACGGACCCCGCGAGGTCAGTCCCCGGCGAGCCACGCGGGCAGGACATCGGCGCCGATAAGGTCCTCGTAGCGCGGACGCGGGCGCACCACCGCGAAGCGGTTCCCGTCGACCAGAACCTCCGGAATCAGGAGCCGGGTGTTGTAGGTGCAGGCCTGCACCGCCCCATAGGCGCCGGCGGAAAACACGGCCAGCCTGTCGCCGGCCTTCACGCGCGGCATCTCCCGGTCGTGGCCGAGATAGTCGCCCGTCTCGCACACCGGCCCGACGATATCGGCCAGCATGCGCGGATGGTCGGCACCGGGACGGTCGACGGGGCGGATCTCGTGATAGGCGTCGTACAGCGTCGGCCGGATCAGATCGTTCATCGCCGCATCGACGATGACGAAGGTCTTGTCGGCCCCCTCCTTCACGTAGATCACCTCCGTGACGAGGATCCCGGCGTTGCCGGCGATCATCCGGCCTGGCTCGAAAATCACCTTGCACTCAAGCGGTTCGACGTGCTTGCGGACCACCTCGGCATAGGCTTCCGGGTGCGGCGGCGGCTCGTTGTTGTCGCGGTAGGGAATGCCGAGCCCGCCGCCGAGATCGACGTGGTCGATTGCGTGTCCGTCGGCGCGCAGCTCCGCGATCAGCCCGCCGAGGCGGGAGAAGGCCGCGTCGAAGGGCTCCAGCTCGGTGATCTGCGAGCCGATGTGCATGTCGATGCCGGACACCTCGATGCCCGGAAGCGCGGCGGCCTCCGCGTAGATTGCCCGCGCCCGGCCCCAGGGAATGCCGAACTTGTTCTCCGCCTTGCCGGTCGCGATCTTGGCGTGGGTGCGCGCATCCACGTCCGGATTGATCCTGAGCGACACCCGCGCGGTCATCCCCTTTTCCGTCGCCACCCGCGACAGCTGCACAAGTTCCGGCTCGCTTTCGACGTTGAAGCACAAAATGCCCTCGTCGAGCGCATGGGCCTGTTCGGCTTCGGTCTTGCCGACGCCGGAAAACAGGATGCGGTCGGCCGGCACGCCGGCGGCGCGCGCCCGGCGCAATTCGCCCTCCGACACCACGTCCATGCCGGCGCCGAGCCGGGCCAGCGTGGTCAGCACCGCCTGGTTGGAATTGGCCTTCATGGCGTAGGCCACGAGCGTCGGAATGCCCTTGAAGGCCTCCGCGAAGACCTTGTAGTGACGCGTGAGCGTCGCCGTCGAATAGCAGTAGAACGGCGTGCCGACGGCCGCCGCAATCTCAGCGATCGGCACGTCCTCGGCATGGAGCCGGTCGTTCACATAGTCGAAATGATGCACGGATCGCGGTCCTGGTTGGGAGTCTTGCCGGGCGGGGCCGGTGACGGCGCAGCCTGTGGCGCACATGGTCCGCCGGCCCCGCGCCGGCAAGCGTCAGAGG
It encodes the following:
- the rimM gene encoding ribosome maturation factor RimM (Essential for efficient processing of 16S rRNA), which translates into the protein MSSDQASDLILMARIGAPHGIRGEVRVKGFGDDPLSFADYGPLRTAQGKILEVERARLQKAMAITKFAGVDDRSAAEALNGTELFVPRDALPDLEDADEFYHADLLGLAAVTRDGETLGRIVAVPDFGAGDLLEIAPERGSDSRATFYVPFTREAVPEIDIAGGRVIVVPPADYVDETGDETADGADDGADGDAAKGASES
- a CDS encoding antibiotic resistance protein VanZ codes for the protein MPIVTVSLPRWIARFAERDYIDLSLSRVLPMAVLIGYGVLVGLVFNTGLQHPWDKVQHLVFFALLTLAIHAFFCCRLRLSAGAAMALGILGEGIQALTPHHHASLLDVAANTVGVALVVGTVVLIRSETRAALAEQADGFEPQDQLSDAPLAASPSAPSSAPSAVSSPVSST
- the trmD gene encoding tRNA (guanosine(37)-N1)-methyltransferase TrmD — protein: MTFAATVLSLYPEMFPGPLGVSLAGKALERGDWRLDARQIRDHATDRHRSVDDAPAGGGAGMVLRPDILARAIDAASPSDDPRPRLLMSPRGRPLDQALVRELAAGPGALIVCGRFEGIDQRVIEARDLVEVSIGDYILSGGELAAMVLLDAVVRLLPGVMGNAESGAQESFETGLLEHPHYTRPRDFEGRTIPDVLTSGDHKRIARWRQEQAERLTAERRPDLWHAYRAKRPDPGPKKA
- the rplS gene encoding 50S ribosomal protein L19, giving the protein MNIIEQLNAEEMAKIEAQRKLPEFSPGDTIRVNVRVTEGNRTRTQAYEGVCIARSGGGLNENFTVRKISYGEGVERVFPVYSPMLEGVDVVRRGKVRRAKLYYLRGRRGKSARIVEATNTRARRLNDEAKAEAAAAKAAKEAANAAKKAEAEAASE
- a CDS encoding ABC transporter permease, whose product is MRPPAPIVPPQAVAGRALTLVVAIMSFLACLTVGAVTVIHEAATDWSNDLVREVTIQIRPAQGLDMLREIDKAIEVAERQPGVGRVAALSDDQTRALLQPWLGAGLDLDTLPVPRLVQVAVDDVTAFDLGALRQAVSDEVAGASVDDHSNWTDRLAAMANAVVLAGIAILALVLGSMVLSVVFATRAAMAGNKDVVEVLHFVGAEDSFVAREFQRHFLLLGLKGGIAGGVCAIVVFVVLGLLADEATGFAAMEQAMALFGGASVGVAGYLGVLAIIFLVTILTAATSRLAVRAHLRRID
- the ftsE gene encoding cell division ATP-binding protein FtsE, which encodes MIRFENVGLRYGMGPEVLRDLTFEIEPQSFQFLTGPSGAGKTSLMRLLFLSLSPTRGLIKAFGKDTSVLDKSQIPALRRRIGIVFQDFRLLDHLTTYENVALPLRVSGQEEGQYRSDVVELLKWVGLGERMHVLPPVLSGGEKQRAAIARALITRPELLLADEPTGNVDPPLARRLLRLFIELNRLGTSVVIATHDLALMDQVHARRMELAEGRVRIHD
- a CDS encoding zinc-ribbon domain-containing protein, coding for MKITCPDCSTSYEVSAKALGPKGRSVKCARCGTRWHAGGDDATDTISIETDLPAEAEATARPAQAQAQTQAQTRAMAMAGADAPPEDEAALDDAWASALAEDDTQESADAGAGAEATTGSDKAGETGETGDLDVFDMNDAPRDGGSDDAFDDPLADFDVDALADAAGPPAEAAPQPIDIETLAKKPKIQIRTKAPEPVLKRVAGAVARRARQVKPRRVVGALVFFAAIGSCALAIALRNPIVERMPDLAGLFALAGMEVNLRGLEFRDLRTFRELDNGTIVLVVEGAIENVNPQSTAVPALRFALRSEDAQEIYAWVVEPRLRWLDVGGSTRFRTRLSSPPDLAADIQVRFVERDRQQARL
- the hpt gene encoding hypoxanthine phosphoribosyltransferase — encoded protein: MPDDIRTLFDETAIAARVEQMARDIAATDPQNLLVVAVLKGSFMFAADLVRAMHRVGLRPEMEFIHLSSYGAGTESREIRVLRDVESDVAGRDVILVDDILESGRTLAFARDRLTERGARSVHIAALLDKPMRRKSAISADYVGFDCPDRFVVGYGMDMGHKWRQLPFIGYVVQAPAADADV
- a CDS encoding response regulator; the protein is MAHILVAEDDEAVRSFVKRALELDGHTVIAEEDGAAAAERLAAEDGAFDLILSDIKMPVMDGIAFALIAARDHPHVPILLMTGFADQRERANGLEALIHDVVTKPFSLADIRRAVADALQGVVREEAPRRYA
- a CDS encoding TIGR02302 family protein, producing the protein MNQATPPGDPVRNPNSQSQDGGAEHAASTAGHAGLERAVWRASAALAWERAWPPLHSVLIVIAFYVGLSWLGLWALLPVWLSAPLALGFLVAALYVGRPLAGLRWPTRAEALTRIERETGLSHHPLVLLEDRLFDEGDTPLTRALWAAHRERARAALAALKAGTPRPDAFRRDPYGLRVVATLLLVVGFFTASGGHWQRLSPLDGADPGAAAAPVRLDAWITPPVYTGRAPIFLTGQAGALRDEARAVGAPEGSELIVRAQGVEALTAVLVRGETEVPLDPEMATSDAGPGSLRTTLRESADLEIRDGGRLLESWRIAVEPDAAPTIRLLDDPEEQISGALKLGYLTGDDHGVVAAAADIRPVRILGLDDDRPARPLVEAPSFPLSLPGGDTKTGAAETIRDLTSHPWAGSEVDLILSARDHAGQAGYSTPHRFTLPQRRFSKPLARAIVEQRRDLALDANAQLRVVDALDALMLAPERFIDDAKTYLGLNFARARLVAAQDDDGLREVVDLLWDLALTIEDGDLSLAERALRDAQEALRRALEEGASDEEIARLTQELREAMNEYFQALAEQMRQNPQAMQPMDPNAQNLQPQDLDEMLSRIEELARQGSREAARELLAQMQRMLENLQAGRPQMMPDGMTQDMMEALNELGEMIQRQQELMDRTNRFDQDNRSGQQPGQQQGQQRGQQPGQQPGDGQPMTPEQLAEALRQLQQGQGQLGEQLQQLMDQMAENGMPQNGDLGRAGEEMGNARDSLGEGQPGAAVGQQGNALEALRQGAQGLAEQMLGQGQGQGPGMAGRQGNPRDEDPLGRPRRNEGPDFGERVRVPDEIDVQRARRILEELRRRFSDPDRPMLELDYLERLLRSY
- the lysA gene encoding diaminopimelate decarboxylase, producing MHHFDYVNDRLHAEDVPIAEIAAAVGTPFYCYSTATLTRHYKVFAEAFKGIPTLVAYAMKANSNQAVLTTLARLGAGMDVVSEGELRRARAAGVPADRILFSGVGKTEAEQAHALDEGILCFNVESEPELVQLSRVATEKGMTARVSLRINPDVDARTHAKIATGKAENKFGIPWGRARAIYAEAAALPGIEVSGIDMHIGSQITELEPFDAAFSRLGGLIAELRADGHAIDHVDLGGGLGIPYRDNNEPPPHPEAYAEVVRKHVEPLECKVIFEPGRMIAGNAGILVTEVIYVKEGADKTFVIVDAAMNDLIRPTLYDAYHEIRPVDRPGADHPRMLADIVGPVCETGDYLGHDREMPRVKAGDRLAVFSAGAYGAVQACTYNTRLLIPEVLVDGNRFAVVRPRPRYEDLIGADVLPAWLAGD